Proteins from a genomic interval of Betta splendens chromosome 10, fBetSpl5.4, whole genome shotgun sequence:
- the si:dkeyp-121d2.7 gene encoding zinc finger protein 696, with protein MMQESVTTFETHLTAVMDSLIRASVCEITKLFQETVNDYLVELSLNRKENDALKLRLRLTENKLRTERKYGMGWAASRRNAGLAASDDGAGGRQKRKVEVARDKSKKGPAAAAYGRGWPGGSGVWEEGGGGGGSGSGSAVVGGGGGGGGSGGAMGMAAAGGGGRGGKEARETYHIHFPRDEEEEEGMAEDEEGEGSNSGEGEETANIKEEFCTIESYQPTSLRLIKEALKMDSPNQNLHAGSRAQSEGDPSDHPPTLYPGEKKEEDWEVCSTEPSQGGMTMDELRGLESALRAERGREQAAVSSSQPASSTLEGVRDGEVTLVPKYIGLDGMEQDGELEPQPPTLHREDQVGHSRAKDGTGPGAESRVGWPKKLRESDSSNGEDAVEQKESEYPPHLSAQGSVGESGGEEEASGDLLHFCPQCGGGFTSEAELEEHPCPLGGAHAPGSGAEDSLFPCAHCGNTFSHAWALKNHECACAAERPHCCEICGKRFTHSRSLERHHLVHTGERPHRCPQCGRSFSRLGNLERHQRIHTGERPYGCEACGKRFSRVEYLKRHQLIHNSEKATLQCSSCGRGFNDVEQLKNHQCF; from the exons ATGATGCAGGAATCGGTGACCACGTTTGAGACGCATCTGACGGCTGTCATGGACAGTCTGATCCGAGCCTCGGTGTGTGAGATCACCAAACTGTTCCAGGAGACGGTCAACGACTACCTGGTGGAGCTGTCGCTCAACAGGAAGGAGAACGATGCCCTGAAACTGCGGCTGCGGCTCACCGAGAACAAGCTGAGGACCGAGCGCAAGTACGGGATGGGATGGGCCGCCAGCCGCCGCAACGCCGGGCTGGCGGCGTCGGACGACGGAGCCGGAGGGCGGCAGAAGCGCAAAGTTGAGGTGGCCC GAGACAAGTCAAAGAagggccctgcagcagcagcctatGGCAGAGGCTGGCCTGGAGGAAGTGgtgtgtgggaggaaggaggaggcggtggtggCAGCGGCAGTGGCAGCGCtgttgttggaggaggaggaggaggaggaggaagtggaggggcCATGGGgatggcagcagcaggaggaggaggaagaggggggaaGGAGGCCAGGGAGACATACCACATCCATTTCCccagagatgaagaggaagaagaagggatgGCGGAGGACGAGGAAGGGGAGGGCAGCAACAGTGGTGAGGGGGAGGAGACGGCCAACATcaaagaggag TTTTGTACAATAGAGAGCTATCAGCCCACCTCTCTTCGGCTAATCAAGGAGGCTTTGAAGATGGACTCGCCCAACCAGAACCTCCACGCTGGCTCCAGGGCCCAAAGTGAAG gCGACCCATCAGATCATCCTCCAACCCTTTATCctggagagaagaaggaggaggactggGAGGTGTGTTCCACAGAGCCATCACAAGGGGGCATGACCATGGATGAGCTGAGGGGTCTGGAGTCCGCTCTGAGGGCGGAGCGAGGCCGTGAGCAGGCTGCTGTTTCGTCCTCCCAACCGGCCAGTTCTACCCTGGAGGGGGTGCGAGACGGCGAGGTCACATTGGTCCCCAAATACATCGGCCTCGATGGAATGGAGCAGGATGGAGAACTGGAGCCCCAGCCGCCCACCCTGCACAGGGAGGACCAGGTGGGGCACAGCAGGGCGAAGGACGGCACGGGGCCGGGAGCGGAGTCGAGGGTCGGCTGGCCGAAGAAGCTGAGAGAGAGCGACTCGTCCAACGGAGAGGACGCGGTGGAGCAGAAAGAGTCAGAGTATCCGCCGCACCTGTCGGCCCAAGGAAGTGTGGGCGAAagtggaggcgaggaggaggccagCGGGGACCTGCTCCACTTCTGCCCACAGTGCGGAGGAGGCTTCACCTCCGAGGCCGAGCTGGAGGAGCACCCCTGTCCACTAGGGGGAGCTCACGCGCCGGGCAGCGGGGCGGAGGACAGTCTCTTCCCCTGCGCCCACTGTGGCAACACGTTCAGCCACGCCTGGGCCCTCAAGAACCACGAGTGCGCGTGCGCCGCCGAGAGGCCGCACTGCTGCGAGATCTGCGGGAAGCGCTTCACGCACTCGCGCTCGCTGGAGCGACACCACCTGGTGCACACGGGCGAGCGGCCGCACCGGTGCCCGCAGTGCGGCCGCAGCTTCAGCCGCCTCGGCAACCTGGAGCGGCACCAGCGCATCCACACGGGCGAGCGGCCCTACGGGTGCGAGGCGTGTGGGAAACGCTTCAGCCGCGTGGAGTACCTGAAGAGGCACCAGCTCATACACAACAGCGAGAAGGCAACGCTGCAGTGCTCCAGCTGCGGGCGAGGCTTCAACGACGTGGAGCAGCTGAAAAACCACCAGTGCTTTTAG
- the LOC114864971 gene encoding endonuclease domain-containing 1 protein-like, producing MEDFPQTPDDDLKESQAVLDDYRSSSSNPEYTKGHLTPVCHQETLHDREATYTLTNIVPQRAASNNGPWSALEKKMLNKIKPHCTGEMYVITGAIPYQNERLLKERVSIPEYMWSAYCCPEYTSTPYLTYAAVGRNDPDSGNDIVERGRNSKGYDVKEMTVQDLENILERRLNMQIMLFRNKCIPTGE from the coding sequence ATGGAAGACTTCCCACAGACCCCTGATGACGATCTGAAAGAAAGCCAGGCAGTACTTGACGACTACAGATCCTCTTCCTCCAACCCTGAATACACCAAGGGCCATCTCACCCCTGTTTGTCACCAAGAAACACTGCACGACCGTGAGGCCACCTACACCCTGACAAACATAGTCCCACAAAGGGCAGCTTCTAATAATGGCCCCTGGAGTGCCCTAGAGAAAAAGATGTTAAACAAAATCAAACCACACTGCACAGGGGAAATGTATGTGATCACTGGAGCCATCCCCTATCAGAATGAACGTCTGCTGAAGGAGAGAGTGTCTATTCCTGAGTACATGTGGTCGGCCTACTGCTGCCCTGAATACACATCTACTCCTTACCTCACATATGCTGCAGTAGGAAGAAACGACCCTGATAGTGGGAATGACATAGTGGAAAGAGGGAGGAACTCCAAGGGTTATGATGTGAAGGAGATGACTGTGCAGGACTTAGAGAATATCCTGGAAAGAAGGCTGAATATGCAAATCATGCTTTTCAGGAATAAGTGCATTCCTACTGGAGAGTAG
- the LOC114864514 gene encoding zinc-binding protein A33-like — MAEANALEELQSELTCPVCLELFRDPVILECGHHFCQLCIIQCWEAKADELSNCPKCRKSCARKLRPNSLLCNVVDSVRRARAADATAGFAGFAGCELERALEDAEQRDAGSGAGSVAESVGAWLRRGLDMCGEHEEKLKLYCEDDQLAVCLVCGMSREHKGHSVVPIAEAFENYKDKLCAALEKVRLQTEEATLFQRRTNEEILFIKERAGDLEARVSAEFGRLRDFLLEEEQRLQERLRTQKERRLARLEEALTRAAERLSRLEGAAEQLQLRLAEESPEQLRGIKDFIGRVNGLFDCSPEVSEPLQFGEFEGPLQYKTWRKMSSVLQPAVAAVTLDADTAYPCLWVSPCRTSVHVGKIQADLPNNPERFTRYNIVLGSEAFSSGRHYWEVEVGCKTAWGLGVARASVDRKEEISLCPDDGFWTLVLRDNGDGTSDYEACTDTEESLLHPTRPPRRVGIYLDYDRGEVGFYDAGDMSHLFTFYDAKFKEPVFPYFNPWPIINGHNWEPLTIVTPP; from the exons ATGGCGGAGGCCAACGCGCTCGAGGAGCTCCAGTCGGAGCTCACCTGCCCGGTGTGTCTGGAGCTGTTCCGCGACCCGGTGATCCTCGAGTGCGGCCACCACTTCTGCCAGCTGTGCATCATCCAGTGCTGGGAGGCCAAGGCGGACGAGCTGTCCAACTGCCCCAAGTGCAGAAAGTCGTGCGCGCGCAAGCTGCGGCCCAACTCGCTGCTGTGCAACGTCGTGGACAGCGTGCGCCGAGCTCGCGCCGCCGACGCGACCGCGGGCTTCGCGGGCTTCGCGGGCTGCGAGCTGGAGCGCGCGCTGGAGGACGCCGAGCAGCGGGACGCGGGGTCCGGCGCGGGCAGCGTGGCCGAGTCGGTCGGCGCGTGGCTGCGCCGCGGGCTGGACATGTGCGGGGAGCacgaggagaagctgaagctgtacTGCGAGGACGACCAGCTGGCCGTGTGCCTGGTGTGCGGCATGTCGCGCGAGCACAAGGGCCACAGCGTCGTCCCGATCGCGGAGGCGTTCGAAAACTACAAG GACAAGCTGTGCGCGGCTCTGGAGAAGGTCCGGCTCCAGACGGAGGAGGCCACGCTGTTCCAGAGGCGGACCAACGAGGAGATCCTCTTCATCAAG GAGCGGGCCGGGGACCTGGAGGCGCGCGTGTCCGCGGAGTTCGGCCGCCTGCGGGActtcctgctggaggaggagcagcgcctGCAGGAGCGGCTGCGCACGCAGAAGGAGCGGCGGCTCGCGCGGCTGGAGGAGGCGCTGACCCGGGCCGCGGAGCGGCTCAGCCGGCTGGAGGGCGCGgccgagcagctgcagctccggctcGCGGAGGAAAGCCCGGAGCAGCTGAGG GGAATTAAAGATTTCATTGGAAG GGTCAACGGCCTGTTTGACTGCTCCCCCGAGGTGAGCGAGCCGCTGCAGTTCGGGGAGTTTGAGGGGCCTCTGCAATACAAAACCTGGAGGAAAATGAGCTCAGTTCTCCAgccag CCGTGGCAGCAGTCACCCTGGATGCAGACACCGCCTACCCCTGCCTGTGGGTGTCCCCCTGCCGCACCAGCGTCCACGTGGGCAAGATCCAGGCCGACCTGCCCAACAACCCGGAGCGCTTCACGCGCTACAACATCGTGCTGGGCTCGGAGGCCTTCTCCTCGGGCAGACactactgggaggtggaggtgggctGCAAGACGGCGTGGGGCCTGGGCGTGGCCAGAGCCTCGgtggacaggaaggaggagatcAGCCTCTGCCCGGACGACGGCTTCTGGACCCTGGTGCTGAGGGACAATGGCGACGGCACCAGCGATTACGAAGCCTGCACAGACACGGAGGAGAGCTTGTTACACCCCACCAGACCTCCCAGGAGGGTGGGGATCTACCTGGACTACGACCGCGGGGAGGTGGGGTTCTACGACGCAGGAGACATGAGCCACCTCTTCACCTTCTACGATGCCAAGTTCAAAGAGCCGGTTTTCCCGTACTTCAATCCCTGGCCCATTATTAATGGACACAACTGGGAGCCGCTCACCATAGTAACGCCGCCCTAG
- the cabp2b gene encoding calcium-binding protein 2 isoform X1, with protein MFMIIREPTVVAGGAGAMSAPPERSAKQVQAAIKKKVKKQKKRSNEPGAAAADAAAPFQHRAAPLHQATTEEEEDGESLEERLQEMMEGPHRRDREQEEEEEPVDLMPIVDSVFGQDRELRPEELDELREAFVEFDKNKKGYISHRDLGECMRTMGYMPTEMELIELSQQICGGKVDFEDFVELMGPKMLAETADMIGVKELRDAFKEFDSNGDGQISLTELREAMKKLMGEQVTNREINEILKDVDLNGDGLVDFEEFVRMMSR; from the exons ATGTTCATGATCATTCGAGAGCCGACCGTCGTAGCGGGCGGTGCCGGAGCCATGAGCGCACCACCGGAGAGGAGCGcaaagcag GTGCAAGCGGCCatcaagaagaaggtgaagaagcagaagaagcggTCCAACGAGCCGGGGGCAGCGGCCGCCGACGCCGCCGCTCCTTTCCAACACAGAGCCGCTCCGCTTCACCAGGCgacgacggaggaggaggaggacggggagtcgctggaggagaggctgcaggagatGATGGAGGGGCCGCACAGGAgagacagggagcaggaggaggaggaggagcccgtGGACCTCATGCCCATCGTGGACTCGGTGTTCGGACAG GACagagagctgagaccagaggagCTCGATG AGCTCCGTGAGGCCTTTGTGGAGTTTGACAAGAATAAGAAAGGCTACATCAGCCATAGAGACCTGGGGGAATGCATGAGGACCATGGGATACATGCCCACGGAGATGGAGCTGATAGAACTGAGCCAGCAGATCT gtggaggaaaagTGGACTTTGAGGACTTTGTGGAGCTGATGGGGCCCAAGATGCTGGCAGAGACAGCAGACATGATCGGAGTCAAAGAGCTGCGAGACGCGTTCAAGGAG TTTGACTCGAACGGTGACGGTCAGATCAGTCTGACGGAGCTGCGCGAGGCCATGAAGAAGCTGATGGGGGAGCAGGTGACCAACAGAGAGATCAACGAGATCCTGAAGGACGTGGACCTGAACGGGGACGGCCTGGTGGACTTCGAGG AGTTTGTGCGAATGATGTCCCGCTGA
- the cabp2b gene encoding calcium-binding protein 2 isoform X2 produces MGNCTNPSVEEKMKQDRELRPEELDELREAFVEFDKNKKGYISHRDLGECMRTMGYMPTEMELIELSQQICGGKVDFEDFVELMGPKMLAETADMIGVKELRDAFKEFDSNGDGQISLTELREAMKKLMGEQVTNREINEILKDVDLNGDGLVDFEEFVRMMSR; encoded by the exons ATGGGCAACTGCACCAACCcctctgtggaggagaagatgaagcAG GACagagagctgagaccagaggagCTCGATG AGCTCCGTGAGGCCTTTGTGGAGTTTGACAAGAATAAGAAAGGCTACATCAGCCATAGAGACCTGGGGGAATGCATGAGGACCATGGGATACATGCCCACGGAGATGGAGCTGATAGAACTGAGCCAGCAGATCT gtggaggaaaagTGGACTTTGAGGACTTTGTGGAGCTGATGGGGCCCAAGATGCTGGCAGAGACAGCAGACATGATCGGAGTCAAAGAGCTGCGAGACGCGTTCAAGGAG TTTGACTCGAACGGTGACGGTCAGATCAGTCTGACGGAGCTGCGCGAGGCCATGAAGAAGCTGATGGGGGAGCAGGTGACCAACAGAGAGATCAACGAGATCCTGAAGGACGTGGACCTGAACGGGGACGGCCTGGTGGACTTCGAGG AGTTTGTGCGAATGATGTCCCGCTGA
- the LOC114864519 gene encoding beta-crystallin B1-like — MSSGDKSKTSSQTDGKAAQGKKSEMGMMSYKMYVFDQENFQGRMIEISNECMNVCEMGMDRVRSLRVECGPFVGFEQMNFCGEMYILEKGEYPRWDSWSNCQKNDYLLSFRPVRMDPEKHKICLYEVGEFKGRKMEIVDDDVPSLFSYGFTDRVGSIIVSCGTWVGYQFPGYRGSQYLLEKGDFRHFNEYGARHPQFQSVRRIRDMQWHQQGCYTMASK, encoded by the exons ATGTCCAGCGGAGATAAGTCCAAGACTTCTTCCCAGACTGACGGCAAGGCTGCTCAGGGCAAGAAGTCCGAGATGGGAATGATGTCCTACAAG ATGTACGTGTTCGACCAGGAGAACTTCCAGGGCCGCATGATCGAGATCAGCAACGAGTGCATGAACGTGTGCGAGATGGGCATGGACCGCGTGCGCTCGCTGCGCGTCGAGTGCGGACC CTTCGTGGGCTTCGAGCAGATGAACTTCTGCGGCGAGATGTACATCCTGGAGAAGGGCGAGTACCCGCGCTGGGACTCCTGGAGCAACTGCCAGAAGAACGACTACCTGCTGTCCTTCAGGCCGGTCCGAATG GACCCTGAGAAGCACAAGATCTGCCTGTACGAGGTGGGAGAGTTCAAGGGCCGCAAGATGGAGATCGTGGACGACGACGTCCCCAGCCTCTTCTCCTACGGCTTCACCGACAGAGTGGGCAGCATCATCGTCAGCTGCGGAAC tTGGGTGGGCTACCAGTTCCCCGGGTACCGCGGCAGCCAGTACCTGCTGGAGAAGGGCGACTTCAGGCACTTCAACGAGTACGGCGCCCGCCACCCCCAGTTCCAGTCCGTGAGGCGCATCCGCGACATGCAGTGGCACCAACAGGGCTGCTACACCATGGCCAGCAAGTGA
- the cryba1l1 gene encoding crystallin, beta A1, like 1 — protein sequence MYRTTRYPMMQPLVNSGMGMAPFFKVTVFEQEHFQGKCLEFTSECCNIQECGLDNIRSIRVESGAWVGFEHHDFQGQQFILERGEYPHWDAYSGSISYHVERLMSLRPIYCASHQSSRMIIFEKENFMGRSVEICDDYPSLQAMGWMMPEVGSMHVQCGAFVCYQYPGYRGQQYIMECERHSGDYQHWRNWGSHCQTPQIQSIRRIQH from the exons ATGTACAGAACTACCAGGTACCCAATGATGCAGCCGCTGGTCAACTCAGGAATGGGCATGGCCCCGTTCTTCAAG GTCACCGTGTTCGAGCAGGAGCATTTCCAGGGCAAGTGCCTGGAGTTCACCTCCGAGTGCTGCAACATCCAGGAGTGCGGCCTGGACAACATCCGCTCCATCCGGGTGGAGAGCGGAGC CTGGGTGGGCTTCGAGCACCACGACTTCCAGGGCCAGCAGTTCATCCTGGAGAGAGGCGAGTACCCCCACTGGGACGCGTACAGCGGCTCCATCTCCTACCACGTGGAGCGCCTCATGTCTCTGCGCCCCATCTACTGCGCC TCCCACCAGAGCAGCCGCATGATCATCTTCGAGAAGGAGAACTTCATGGGCCGCAGCGTGGAGATCTGCGACGACTACCCGTCTCTGCAGGCCATGGGCTGGATGATGCCTGAAGTCGGCTCCATGCACGTGCAGTGTGGCGC CTTCGTGTGCTACCAGTACCCCGGCTACAGGGGCCAGCAGTACATCATGGAGTGCGAGAGGCACAGCGGAGACTACCAGCACTGGAGGAACTGGGGCTCCCACTGTCAGACCCCCCAGATCCAGTCCATCAGGCGCATCCAGCACTGA
- the LOC114864507 gene encoding uncharacterized protein LOC114864507 → MWCYHKPGFEARLLAELQRQQQCSQYCDTLLKADGVTVPVHSCVLSAVSPQVSFALSSMPVPPAGQRRLLEFGSFGADTLLHVVRLLYSGEMAGQCDREKQEAVSAAAMLGIHGLVEVTGRDPASRDGAGGGRRAEVGVQTEPRVPEESGAGQGIWRREARDGSILLWKEVLPEGQEDTGTQATQTEEPDISTALPIHPTASLSTIDASALHSLGQTDSHFVHSQVPYAPVSLVYRTDNSETAAPHPQPTASIESAGPPSYSSAPPSVNLLPNQMTLCSADPPGADRDVPAGEDWGGERLEQFQDNIPGFINYFLNPDKEEGSHCGRAGKRRRPRVRGGRSSAGESRPRERRRGRLTEIVEVQDVGVSRLQKLFLQKGGRGPPKPGQGGGAVGRRLCVKTRELLKRAKRGQQYSTEWDVSQSEKMLTFTERGQGRRVSKQSGGRHTEQQPKQSIPPAGSARKARVKPATSSLSSSSASNPSRRLFSSPRLRSPAAAGSPPAASPLHPSSLSPPAAPAQEGPPEHIDLLLEEVMMGLDILSSNNADPRAEPADQNSFKSLRSMCASSQSNLTQNKQDPSTEMESRPPGVRGPPPAGAAAGSREVLHVQQEEGELTDILDHFLQSFEHHICDCDAGDKPEAAGRSSASAGQPYSAQPHSRTRRTCRLQPATSSHTAALQQSVRAGEQSRRSMTDVTIARGGALPKRRGRPPGKARSSGRQRQRKRRGTRKHVSSPKKRKTTSESLRTGMYHEQDKQLQQRPVVRLERGDALLVKAKLSQEESPTHTEMGRKLYPIRNRLQTANVEGPSLHKPGDQGWKSNSNGLLCASSNGEVPAPQIQPERRREGQGDVSAAQPQDELEAARIRGQKRRAASEEAAGDEASVLKKVCAEQTETNVDDVVDVETVSASGAGDGLQRGGGAGNGPWSQTPLSETRDRSAEECDSDEIISVDGVTDLERKDDWVGVRCQSRAQAPPLESGRRASLGSTGGSEDEDINVIGGSSPLNAAANVSWAESPERGGGDEGDEDVDVV, encoded by the exons ATGTGGTGCTACCATAAACCAGGGTTTGAAGCCCGCCTCCTCGCTGAGCTACAGAGACAACAACAATGTAGTCAGTACTGTGACACACTGCTCAAGGCAGAcg GTGTGACGGTGCCCGTACACAGTTGCGTCCTCTCCGCCGTCAGCCCCCAGGTGTCCTTCGCTCTGTCGTCCATGCCGGTGCCTCCTGCAGGACAGAGGCGTCTCCTGGAGTTTGGCTCGTTTGGCGCCGACACCCTGCTCCACGTGGTCCGGCTGCTGTACTCCGGAGAGATGGCGGGGCAGTGCGACAGGGAGAAGCAAGAGGCGGTGTCGGCCGCAGCCATGCTGGGCATCCACGGCCTGGTGGAGGTCACCGGGAGGGACCCCGCGAGCagagacggagcaggaggaggccggcGCGCAGAGGTCGGGGTGCAGACGGAGCCCCGCGTTCCAGAGGAGAGTGGGGCGGGACAGGGCATATGGAGGAGAGAGGCGAGGGACGGGAGCATCCTTCTGTGGAAAGAGGTTCTGCCAGAAGGCCAGGAGGACACGGGCACTCAggccacacagacagaggagccggACATAAGCACGGCTCTGCCGATTCACCCGACAGCCTCCTTGAGCACAATCGATGCAAGTGCTCTTCACAGCTTGGGACAGACAGACTCTCATTTTGTCCACTCTCAAGTCCCCTATGCGCCCGTCTCCTTGGTCTACCGGACTGATAACAgtgaaacagcagctcctcacccGCAACCAACAGCCTCTATAGAATCAGCTGGACCCCCGTCATATTCCTCTGCCCCCCCGTCTGTTAATCTTCTGCCAAACCAAATGACCCTGTGCTCCGCAGACCCGCCAGGGGCCGACAGGGATGTCCCAGCTGGTGAAGACTGGGGGGGCGAGCGGCTCGAGCAGTTCCAGGACAACATACCGGGGTTCATCAATTACTTCCTCAACCCGGACAAGGAGGAGGGCTCCCACTGCGGGCGCGCGGGGAAGAGGCGAAGACCGCGGGTGAGAGGCGGCAGGAGCAGCGCGGGCGAAAGCAgacccagagagaggaggagggggcggctgACTGAGATCGTGGAAGTGCAGGATGTGGGCGTGAGCAGGCTGCAGAAGCTGTTCCTGCAGAAAGGCGGGAGGGGGCCGCCCAAACCGGGTCAGGGCGGTGGAGCTGTCGGCAGGAGGCTGTGCGTGAAAACCAGAGAGCTGCTGAAACGGGCCAAGAGGGGGCAACAGTACAGCACGGAGTGGGACGTCAGCCAGAGTGAGAAGATGCTGACGTTCACGGAGCGAGGACAAGGACGGCGCGTTAGCAAGCAGAGTGGAGGGAGacacacagaacagcagccCAAACAG AGCATTCCTCCTGCTGGCAGTGCTCGGAAGGCCAGAGTCAAACCAGCAacctcctccctttcctcctcatctgcctCCAATCCCTCTCGCCGGCTCTTCTCGTCTCCCAGGCTGCGCTCACCTGCGGCCGCCGGCTCCCCTCCAGCAGcctctcccctccacccctcctccctctcgcccCCGGCTGCCCCCGCTCAGGAGGGGCCGCCTGAGCACATCGATCTCCTCCTGGAGGAAGTGATGATGGGCCTTGACATTTTATCGAGCAACAACGCTGATCCGCGCGCGGAGCCCGCTGATCAAAACAGCTTCAAGAGTCTCAGAAGCATGTGTGCGTCCTCTCAGAGTAATTTGACCCAGAACAAACAAGATCCATCCACGGAAATGGAGTCACGTCCGCCAGGTGTGCGCGGGCCTCCGCCGGCTGGTGCTGCAGCGGGCTCTCGTGAGGTGCTCCatgtgcagcaggaggagggagagctgaCGGATATCCTGGATCACTTCCTCCAGTCGTTTGAGCATCACATTTGCGACTGCGACGCCGGAGACAAACCTGAGGCGGCCGGTAGGAGCTCTGCGAGCGCAGGCCAGCCTTATTCTGCCCAGCCCCACAGCAGGACGAGGCGGACGTGCAGACTGCAGCCGGCCACGAGCTCCCACACGGCCGCACTGCAGCAGAGTGTCAGAGCTGGCGAGCAGTCGAGGCGTTCAATGACCGACGTGACGATAGCTCGCGGCGGTGCTCTTCCAAAGCGGCGTGGGAGGCCGCCGGGGAAGGCCCGGTCATCAGGCAGGCAacggcagaggaagaggagggggacgcGCAAACATGTGTCCTCACCAAAGAAAAGGAAGACGACTTCAGAGTCACTGAGGACTGGAATGTACCATGAGCAGGATAAACAGCTCCAGCAGAGGCCTGTGGTGAGACTGGAGAGGGGCGACGCTCTGCTGGTGAAAGCTAAACTGAGTCAAGAAGAG AGTCCTACACATACAGAGATGGGCAGAAAGTTGTACCCGATCAGGAATCGCCTGCAGACAGCTAATGTGGAG GGACCATCTCTTCACAAACCGGGGGACCAAGGATGGAAGTCCAACTCAAATGGACTTCTTTGCGCTTCATCTAACGGTGAAGTTCCAGCGCCACAAATCCAGCCAGAGAGAAGACGCGAGGGACAGGGGGACGTCTCGGCCGCCCAGCCGCAGGACGAGCTGGAAGCAGCCCGGATCAGGGGTCAGAAGAGGAGAGCGGCGTCAGAGGAGGCAGCGGGCGACGAGGCCTCGGTGCTGAAGAAGGTTTGTGCCGAGCAAACTGAGACGAATGTGGACGACGTCGTGGATGTGGAGACGGTCTCAGCGTCCGGCGCCGGAGACGGCttacagcgaggaggaggagctgggaacGGGCCGTGGAGCCAGACGCCGCTCAGCGAGACGAGGGACAGGTCAGCGGAGGAGTGCGACAGCGATGAGATAATCAGTGTGGACGGAGTCACCGACCTGGAGAGAAAGGACGACTGGGTCGGCGTCCGCTGCCAGTCCAGAGCACAGGCTCCTCCACTAGAATCGGGGAGAAGAGCCAGTCTGGGCTCCACGGGCGGCTCCGAGGACGAGGACATCAATGTGATCGGGGGCTCCAGTCCCCTCAACGCTGCAGCGAACGTCAGCTGGGCCGAGTCTCCAGAacgcggaggaggagacgaaggaGACGAGGACGTGGACGTGGTTTGA